From a region of the Tachypleus tridentatus isolate NWPU-2018 chromosome 1, ASM421037v1, whole genome shotgun sequence genome:
- the LOC143232489 gene encoding LOW QUALITY PROTEIN: peroxiredoxin-5, mitochondrial-like (The sequence of the model RefSeq protein was modified relative to this genomic sequence to represent the inferred CDS: inserted 1 base in 1 codon; deleted 2 bases in 1 codon), whose product MADTVVGDKLPSICLCENTPDNKVNIAELLLEKKSVLFAVPGAFTPGCSKTHLPDYVEKFEXAQVVACVSVNDPFVMEAWGKNHQTDNKVRMLADPAAEFTKAVEMEVDLSGPLGNIRSKRYSMVIENGIVKHLNVEPDGTGLTCSLADDIINQL is encoded by the exons ATGGCAGACACTGTT GTGGGGGATAAATTACCAAGCATCTGCTTATGTGAAAACACCCCTGACAACAAAGTCAACATAGCAGAACTTTTGCTGGAAAAAAAATCT GTGTTGTTTGCTGTACCAGGTGCTTTCACACCAGGATGTTCTAAG actcATCTTCCAGATTATGTTGAAAAGTTTG AAGCTCAAGTTGTTGCCTGTGTATCAGTCAATGATCCATTTGTCATGGAGGCATGGGGTAAAAACCATCAAACTGACAACAAA GTTCGTATGCTAGCTGACCCAGCTGCAGAATTTACTAAG GCTGTTGAAATGGAAGTGGATTTAAGTGGTCCATTGGGGAATATTCGTTCTAAAAG atATTCTATGGTCATTGAAAATGGTATTGTCAAACATCTGAATGTAGAACCTGATGGTACTGGACTGACATGTTCCCTGGCAGATGACATTATAAATCAACTCTAA
- the LOC143251122 gene encoding uncharacterized protein LOC143251122, producing MHCSIKHRTLKLFSQLLSDKRRKTSLSTTGSEQSTAYQKFQETTKHKKRSLKSYLGFGKLHKQKSVDFEDTGCLIGETSPPYTKDGNEFKNFSKLNDTGKSNNKPVKKKKRSKRIRRTAMKACRYIGVGLANMAPTVGTPMAASVENPFWYSENYCYPCTYPSRLNQYGSINYTGNPWGRNRPISVW from the exons ATGCACTGTTCAATCAAGCAtagaactttaaaattattttcgcaACTTTTATCAGATAAGCGACGAAAGACTTCGCTGTCTACCACTGGTTCAGAACAATCTACTGCATATCAAAAATTCCAAGAAACTACAAAACACAAGAAACGTTCACTAAAATCGTACCTTGGTTTTGGAAAGCTCCACAAACAGAAATCTGTTGATTTCGAAGACACGGGATGccttattggagaaacaagcccACCATATACAAAAGACGGAAATGAATTTAAGAATTTTTCGAAACTAAATGATACAGGCAAGAGTAATAACAAGCCTGTCAAGAAAAAG aaacgTTCAAAAAGAATCAGACGAACGGCGATGAAGGCATGTCGTTATATTGGAGTTGGGCTGGCAAACATGGCTCCCACCGTTGGAACGCCAATGGCTGCTTCTGTGGAAAATCCGTTCTGGTACTCTGAAAATTATTGTTACCCATGCACATATCCTTCAAGACTTAACCAATATGGATCAATTAACTATACTGGAAATCCTTGGGGTAGAAATCGACCAATTAGTGTGTGGTAA